A region of Lycium barbarum isolate Lr01 chromosome 3, ASM1917538v2, whole genome shotgun sequence DNA encodes the following proteins:
- the LOC132630024 gene encoding uncharacterized protein LOC132630024 isoform X1 — protein sequence MVSSSSSSTTPCLRVRIPATGEGKLMINVKSPTSEMYAEVKEADKVKDLEKLIKKAWGDDYMALYYNSIKLKSDMFLSSYNLRDGSIVRVSVLAEPPHHHQSKSSCETKKNAKLQLETSSSNSNGGSGCGSIVFHMAKMLSQFCSSIFSSH from the exons ATggtttcctcttcttcttcatcgACAACACCATGTTTACGAGTGAGAATTCCGGCTACCGGAGAAGGAaaactaatgataaatgtgaagtCTCCAACGTCAGAAATGTATGCAGAGGTGAAAGAAGCAGATAAAGTTAAGGATTtagagaaattgattaaaaaaGCATGGGGAGATGATTATATGGCACTTTATTACAATTCAATTAAATTGAAAAGTGATATGTTTTTATCATCTTATAATTTGAGAGATGGTTCTATTGTTAGAGTCTCTGTTCTTGCTGAACCCCCTCATCATCATCAATCT AAATCTTCATGTGAAACCAAGAAAAATGCCAAATTGCAACTTGAAACAAGCAGCAGCAACTCCAATGGTGGAAGCGGCTGTGGCAGCATTGTGTTTCATATGGCTAAGATGTTATCTCAATTttgctcttccattttttcaAGCCATTAA
- the LOC132630024 gene encoding uncharacterized protein LOC132630024 isoform X2, protein MVLLLEFLFLLNHLIIIIINLNLHVKPRKMPNCNLKQAAATPMVEAAVAALCFIWLRCYLNFALPFFQAINYNSLRYVFTGRRICLVGFARISSLVSPISFGV, encoded by the exons ATGGTTCTATTGTTAGAGTTTCTGTTCTTGCTGAACCacctcatcataatcatcatcaatcT AAATCTTCATGTGAAACCAAGAAAAATGCCAAATTGCAACTTGAAACAAGCAGCAGCAACTCCAATGGTGGAAGCGGCTGTGGCAGCATTGTGTTTCATATGGCTAAGATGTTATCTCAATTttgctcttccattttttcaAGCCATTAATTATAATTCATTGAG gtacgtatttacaggacgccgcatctgcttagtaggatttgctcgtatcagctcattggtgagccccatctcattcggggtttag